The following are from one region of the Pseudodesulfovibrio piezophilus C1TLV30 genome:
- a CDS encoding ATP-binding protein, whose product MKCSRCKKLACVALPSHHAGFCPECFPLFFTRQVETAIRREKMFTKDERILVALSGGKDSLGLMLELKLQGYDVTGLHIDLGIPDSSYKARKKVENFCDAQDLKLDVFEMEKWGLPVCDIKEHVDRPVCAVCGKMKRHHFNRIAREGGYDALATGHNLDDEVARLFANTLRWDTAYLSDQGPVLPAADGFVRKVKPLFRLTEFETANYAFLKGIEIHSDPCPYSSGASFTNHKELWGELEYRSPGQKFQFYQGFLQRGKQAFANLEKEIGAELKPCKECGSPTSVGRCSICRIKESVATKKAAATVEGL is encoded by the coding sequence ATGAAATGCTCTCGTTGCAAAAAACTTGCGTGCGTCGCTCTTCCGAGTCATCACGCCGGGTTTTGTCCTGAATGTTTTCCGTTGTTTTTTACCCGCCAGGTTGAAACCGCTATTCGCCGCGAAAAGATGTTTACCAAGGATGAGCGTATTCTTGTCGCTCTGTCTGGTGGCAAGGATTCGCTGGGCTTGATGCTCGAACTCAAATTGCAGGGATATGACGTCACAGGGTTGCATATTGATCTTGGCATTCCTGATTCGTCTTATAAGGCCCGTAAGAAAGTCGAGAACTTTTGCGATGCGCAGGATCTGAAATTGGACGTCTTCGAGATGGAGAAATGGGGTCTACCTGTTTGTGATATCAAAGAGCACGTCGATCGGCCTGTCTGTGCCGTGTGCGGCAAGATGAAGCGGCATCATTTTAACCGCATAGCGAGGGAAGGGGGCTATGATGCACTGGCTACTGGGCATAACCTGGATGACGAAGTCGCACGCCTTTTTGCCAATACACTTCGGTGGGATACAGCGTACCTTTCCGATCAGGGACCGGTTTTGCCCGCTGCCGACGGTTTTGTTCGCAAGGTCAAACCGCTTTTTCGGCTGACTGAATTCGAGACTGCCAACTATGCATTTTTGAAGGGTATCGAGATACATTCGGACCCTTGCCCATATTCTTCAGGAGCCAGTTTTACCAACCACAAGGAATTGTGGGGGGAGTTGGAATATCGTAGTCCTGGTCAGAAGTTTCAGTTTTATCAGGGGTTCCTTCAGCGTGGTAAACAGGCCTTTGCCAATCTTGAGAAAGAGATCGGAGCTGAGTTGAAACCCTGTAAAGAATGTGGCTCTCCCACGAGTGTGGGGAGATGTTCCATTTGTCGAATAAAGGAATCCGTAGCCACTAAAAAGGCCGCTGCCACAGTAGAAGGATTGTAA
- a CDS encoding threonine synthase — MTSLVCRSCGKEYAGNELRWQCDCEGLLDLDFTPSLDPDDVSSRPATLWRYREALPVPDGVELTLGEGMTPLLPVVVGHREMWVKQEQLSPTGSYKDRGASVMIAMARHLGVLKVVEDSSGNAGCSVAAYCAKAGIACRIFVPADNSPGKLGQIELYGADLVRVEGSREETASACMRAAASTFYASHVYNPYFFHGTKTFAYEVVEQLGWKGPDTVVLPAGNGTLLLGAFFGFSELAELGIITSIPRLIAVQSAHCAPLSHAFERGQELVSEVNTLPTLAEGIAIAAPVRGPQMLDAVRCSDGMFLSVSEGEIHTALNDMGRRGYCIEPTSAAVIAGATRYGESARSGESIVTVFTGHGLKAGEKLHALSHGYQKHA; from the coding sequence ATGACATCATTAGTGTGCCGTTCCTGCGGCAAGGAGTACGCAGGGAATGAACTGCGTTGGCAATGCGACTGTGAAGGGCTTCTCGATCTTGACTTCACGCCTTCTCTGGATCCTGATGATGTCAGCTCCCGGCCTGCGACGCTTTGGCGGTATCGTGAGGCGCTTCCTGTGCCTGATGGTGTGGAATTAACTTTGGGGGAAGGAATGACCCCTCTGCTGCCAGTTGTCGTTGGTCATCGGGAAATGTGGGTCAAGCAGGAACAACTTTCTCCTACCGGTTCATATAAGGATCGGGGAGCTTCGGTGATGATAGCCATGGCTCGGCATCTGGGGGTTCTCAAGGTTGTGGAAGATTCTTCAGGTAATGCCGGGTGCAGCGTTGCCGCCTACTGCGCCAAGGCGGGAATTGCCTGTCGCATTTTTGTCCCTGCGGATAATTCTCCCGGAAAATTGGGGCAGATAGAATTGTATGGGGCGGATCTTGTTCGGGTGGAAGGAAGTCGGGAAGAAACAGCTTCAGCCTGCATGCGCGCTGCCGCAAGTACCTTTTACGCCAGCCATGTCTATAATCCGTATTTTTTTCATGGAACCAAAACCTTTGCCTATGAAGTCGTTGAGCAACTTGGTTGGAAAGGTCCGGATACCGTGGTGCTCCCGGCTGGTAATGGAACCCTTCTGCTTGGTGCATTCTTTGGATTTTCCGAATTGGCAGAATTGGGAATCATTACATCGATCCCTCGGCTGATTGCCGTGCAGTCGGCTCACTGTGCACCTTTGTCTCATGCCTTTGAGAGAGGGCAGGAATTGGTTTCAGAGGTCAACACCCTGCCAACCCTAGCCGAAGGAATAGCGATAGCTGCTCCTGTGCGTGGTCCTCAAATGCTTGATGCGGTACGTTGTTCAGACGGCATGTTCCTGTCTGTGAGCGAAGGGGAGATTCACACTGCCTTGAATGATATGGGGCGGCGGGGCTACTGTATCGAACCTACTTCGGCTGCTGTTATTGCCGGTGCAACTCGATATGGAGAGAGTGCTCGTTCGGGTGAGAGCATTGTCACAGTCTTTACAGGACATGGACTCAAGGCTGGAGAGAAACTCCATGCATTGTCTCATGGGTATCAGAAACACGCTTGA
- the mltG gene encoding endolytic transglycosylase MltG — translation MARKRTLIFSLLTLIILVGFSTGGYLGYKAWQEKQFLTTPPETPGLDIIFRIEPGQIFTTISANLKTAGLVTNTHRFRKLASSKGKTALIRAGEFKLNTGWTPGRLLHELTSSTGIMKRVSIREGLTWWQTAALIQQAGMGTQDQFTKAIADPAILDEFDIQASNAEGYLFPETYLLTPPRNDQSHTIVRTMLKEFFKNANKVWPRGLPQWHELHTAVILASLVEKETGIPEERARIAGVFHNRIKKRMLIQADPTIIYGLGPSFDGNITKSHLLDRENPYNTYVHRGLPPGPICSPGLESLMAAVHPEHHDFLYFVAKGDGAHHFSKTLKEHNIAVRKYQLERNRKTYRSQPASSTTP, via the coding sequence ATGGCTCGAAAACGCACACTGATTTTCTCCCTTCTCACCCTCATTATCCTTGTCGGCTTTTCGACCGGCGGATATCTGGGATACAAGGCATGGCAGGAAAAACAATTCCTGACCACTCCCCCGGAAACTCCAGGGCTCGACATCATATTCCGTATCGAACCAGGGCAGATTTTTACCACCATTTCTGCCAATCTCAAAACCGCCGGACTGGTTACCAATACGCATAGGTTTCGTAAACTGGCCAGTTCCAAAGGCAAGACCGCGCTGATCCGGGCTGGAGAATTCAAATTGAATACAGGATGGACACCTGGTCGCCTGCTCCACGAACTCACTTCCTCAACCGGCATCATGAAACGAGTCTCCATTCGCGAGGGATTAACCTGGTGGCAAACGGCCGCCCTTATCCAACAGGCGGGAATGGGAACGCAAGATCAATTTACCAAAGCAATCGCAGACCCGGCCATCCTCGATGAATTCGACATACAGGCCTCCAATGCCGAAGGCTATCTCTTCCCGGAAACCTATTTGCTCACCCCTCCGCGAAACGACCAGTCTCACACTATTGTTCGAACCATGCTCAAGGAATTCTTCAAGAACGCCAACAAGGTCTGGCCGAGGGGACTGCCACAGTGGCACGAGTTACATACCGCAGTCATCCTGGCTTCTCTCGTTGAAAAGGAAACAGGCATCCCGGAAGAACGCGCCCGCATTGCAGGAGTTTTCCACAACAGAATCAAAAAGAGGATGCTCATTCAGGCTGATCCCACCATTATCTATGGGCTGGGGCCTTCTTTTGATGGGAATATAACCAAAAGCCATCTGTTGGACCGAGAGAATCCTTATAATACTTATGTGCACCGGGGGTTACCCCCTGGCCCCATCTGCTCCCCCGGCCTGGAGTCACTCATGGCCGCTGTCCATCCTGAACACCATGACTTTCTTTACTTCGTGGCCAAAGGTGACGGCGCCCACCATTTCAGCAAAACTCTGAAAGAACATAATATCGCGGTCAGAAAGTATCAGCTTGAACGAAATCGAAAGACCTACCGCTCTCAACCTGCGAGTTCCACAACGCCCTGA
- a CDS encoding site-2 protease family protein, whose translation MFDIFSPDALERYVILAPGLLIALVAHEVAHGYVAYLLGDPTAQSQGRLTLNPLKHLDPIGTLAFFFVHFGWAKPVPVNPRYFKDVRFGMLLTAIAGPGVNFILAAVFAIVMHILTTIQFQSGTLWESIIVPFYLICQAGVYVNLILGIFNLIPIPPLDGSNVLAYFLPPRIAQLYMSLSRYGFIVLIGLILIGQYSGYSLIGQVIFPLVRGSAALLGINL comes from the coding sequence ATGTTTGATATCTTTTCACCAGACGCGCTTGAACGCTACGTTATCCTCGCGCCGGGCTTGCTGATAGCCTTGGTCGCCCATGAAGTCGCTCATGGCTATGTCGCTTACCTTCTGGGGGATCCAACAGCTCAATCTCAGGGCCGCCTGACGCTCAATCCTCTCAAACATCTTGACCCCATCGGGACGCTTGCCTTTTTCTTCGTTCACTTTGGCTGGGCCAAGCCGGTTCCGGTGAATCCTCGATACTTCAAGGATGTTCGCTTCGGGATGCTGCTTACAGCCATTGCCGGTCCGGGCGTAAATTTCATACTGGCTGCGGTGTTCGCCATAGTTATGCATATTCTCACGACCATACAGTTCCAATCAGGGACACTCTGGGAATCGATTATTGTCCCATTCTATCTGATTTGCCAGGCTGGGGTATACGTCAATCTGATCCTTGGCATTTTCAATCTGATCCCCATACCGCCTCTGGACGGCAGTAACGTTCTGGCATACTTTCTTCCTCCGCGGATAGCGCAGCTGTACATGAGCCTGAGCCGATATGGGTTCATTGTGCTCATCGGCCTCATCCTTATTGGACAATATTCCGGCTACAGCCTTATCGGCCAAGTAATTTTCCCACTGGTTCGCGGATCGGCTGCCCTCCTGGGCATTAACCTGTAA
- a CDS encoding response regulator has product MSQPKILVVDDEKHIRMLYREELEADGYTVATSDGEEDILDVIGREGPTIVILDIKLGVNRSGLDLLQEIRAKDQTIPVILSTAYDSFQHDLKSIAADYYVVKSVDLTELKDKVRMALNKAGS; this is encoded by the coding sequence ATGAGCCAACCGAAGATTCTCGTTGTCGACGACGAAAAGCACATACGGATGCTCTACAGAGAAGAACTGGAGGCCGACGGCTATACGGTCGCCACTTCAGACGGCGAGGAGGACATTCTTGATGTCATAGGCCGAGAAGGTCCAACCATCGTGATTCTTGATATCAAACTCGGCGTCAATCGCTCGGGGCTGGACTTGCTCCAGGAGATTCGCGCCAAGGACCAGACCATACCGGTCATACTCTCCACAGCATACGACTCCTTCCAGCACGACCTCAAATCCATTGCAGCCGACTACTACGTGGTCAAGTCCGTGGATCTCACCGAACTCAAAGACAAAGTCCGTATGGCTCTGAACAAAGCCGGTAGTTAA
- a CDS encoding HD-GYP domain-containing protein — MAQSNNAEYVPISPLVLRPDTKGQFDIFLRRGTNYVLFNANSLVITRDKIQELAHNENPHLYIDRQGLDHYKRYIQENIADLLDDDSVAPEERAKAWAGTATQLGKELFEKSLPGRTFERRFQRFTKLIENSSRFLQSPKSLKELSRFISKGYEAYHHGISTMVYTVSLMQEYDYDDAKILACGMGAMLHDIGKTGLPKEVVESPHEDLTDEQKELFVLHPMIGARTCSAFNLPTAASNCILFHHEREDGTGYPTKAKGSELPIHTKILALCNVYDNLTRTTRHDKALTPFNALKRIMDDEGLVDKSILKKFVEMLSRAEIV, encoded by the coding sequence TTGGCACAAAGCAACAATGCTGAATATGTTCCCATCTCTCCCCTGGTCCTGAGACCGGATACCAAAGGTCAATTCGACATATTCCTGCGGCGTGGCACCAACTACGTCCTCTTCAATGCGAACTCTCTTGTCATTACACGCGACAAGATTCAAGAGTTGGCACACAATGAAAATCCGCATCTCTACATAGATAGACAGGGACTGGACCACTACAAGCGTTACATTCAGGAAAATATAGCTGATCTTCTTGACGATGACAGTGTTGCCCCGGAAGAACGGGCCAAGGCATGGGCTGGCACTGCCACACAGCTTGGTAAAGAACTTTTTGAAAAATCGCTCCCTGGCAGAACTTTTGAACGCAGATTTCAACGGTTCACCAAACTGATTGAAAATTCGAGCAGGTTCCTTCAATCTCCCAAGTCACTCAAAGAGCTTTCCCGGTTCATCAGTAAAGGATATGAAGCATATCATCATGGTATTTCAACCATGGTATATACTGTCAGCCTGATGCAGGAATACGATTATGACGATGCCAAAATTCTCGCCTGCGGCATGGGAGCCATGCTGCACGACATAGGCAAGACCGGATTACCAAAAGAAGTCGTGGAAAGCCCCCACGAAGATTTGACCGATGAGCAAAAGGAACTGTTTGTCCTGCACCCCATGATCGGTGCGAGAACGTGCTCTGCCTTCAACCTGCCCACAGCCGCGTCCAACTGCATCCTGTTCCACCATGAACGGGAAGACGGAACCGGGTACCCCACCAAAGCAAAGGGCAGTGAACTCCCCATCCACACCAAAATTCTCGCCCTTTGCAACGTCTATGACAACCTGACCCGGACAACACGCCATGACAAAGCACTCACTCCATTCAACGCACTCAAGCGGATCATGGATGATGAAGGGCTGGTGGATAAATCAATTCTCAAAAAATTCGTTGAAATGCTTTCACGGGCAGAAATTGTTTAA
- a CDS encoding ubiquitin family protein yields the protein MVIVHLEPDGKTIEIPNVRSVLAVLNRLKLRSTMALVARDGELLTADRKLSNGDTLLVRKVTSAG from the coding sequence ATGGTAATCGTTCATCTGGAACCTGATGGAAAGACCATCGAGATTCCCAACGTCAGGAGCGTGCTTGCGGTCCTCAATCGACTCAAACTTCGTTCAACAATGGCTCTTGTCGCTCGCGATGGCGAATTGCTGACCGCAGATCGGAAATTAAGCAACGGCGATACTCTGTTGGTTCGCAAAGTAACCTCAGCCGGGTAA
- the ruvX gene encoding Holliday junction resolvase RuvX: MRALSIDFGLKRVGLAVSDRTGTLVSPYRTIERTTRNALFDELIEIIVKESVEAVVVGLPLSLSGEDTLTTRQARNFAASLERRTDRPIYLMDERLTSAEAEEELNAANVRGKKRKMALDSQAAVIILRSWLENAH, translated from the coding sequence ATGCGCGCCTTGAGCATTGATTTCGGCCTCAAGCGTGTCGGATTAGCTGTTTCCGACCGTACAGGAACCCTGGTTTCGCCCTACCGGACCATAGAGCGAACCACACGCAATGCCCTCTTTGACGAACTCATTGAGATCATTGTAAAGGAATCGGTTGAAGCTGTCGTTGTCGGACTGCCTCTTTCCCTGTCGGGCGAAGACACCCTGACCACTCGGCAAGCTCGTAATTTCGCCGCCAGTCTGGAACGTCGGACAGACCGCCCCATATATCTGATGGATGAACGACTGACCTCAGCAGAGGCTGAAGAAGAACTCAACGCCGCCAATGTACGCGGCAAGAAACGAAAGATGGCCCTGGACAGTCAGGCGGCCGTCATCATACTGCGCTCATGGCTCGAAAACGCACACTGA
- a CDS encoding glycosyltransferase — translation MSTPKISVTIPCYNCGDTVGAALESLLAQTMADFEVVAVDDGSTDTTAGVLAEYAGRDSRIRVVTSLHGGVVTAANTALATARGMYLARMDADDLALPNRLAAQSRLLDSDPSLGLVGCRVRFGGCREQSAGYAHYVDWTNTLLTPESIQLHRFVEFPVPNPSIMFRRECLDVHGGYRDGDFPEDYDLLLRWLEGGVVMAKVDEDLLVWNDPPSRLSRNHPRYDVEAFYRIKTEYLARWLERNNPHHPCVHILGAGRVTRKRADLLLDYGITFAAYYDIDPRKIGHVVHGIEVRDRSTIPAPGEGFCIPYVASRGARGDIISFLESRGLALGRDYIPAA, via the coding sequence ATGAGCACGCCGAAGATTTCCGTCACCATACCCTGCTATAATTGTGGGGATACTGTCGGGGCCGCGCTGGAAAGCCTGCTCGCCCAGACCATGGCGGATTTCGAAGTGGTGGCCGTAGATGACGGAAGTACTGATACGACTGCGGGAGTTCTGGCTGAATATGCAGGCCGGGATTCCCGTATTCGAGTGGTTACGAGTTTGCATGGTGGTGTTGTTACCGCAGCCAATACCGCGCTCGCAACCGCTCGCGGTATGTATCTGGCCCGTATGGATGCCGATGACCTGGCCCTCCCGAACCGGTTGGCTGCACAGTCCCGTTTGCTCGACTCTGACCCTTCCTTGGGGTTGGTGGGATGTCGAGTTCGATTTGGCGGATGCAGAGAGCAGAGTGCCGGGTATGCCCATTATGTGGATTGGACCAATACGCTTTTGACTCCTGAATCCATTCAGTTGCATAGATTTGTGGAATTTCCTGTACCGAATCCGTCAATCATGTTCCGGCGGGAATGCCTGGACGTTCATGGAGGGTATCGCGATGGTGATTTCCCTGAGGATTACGATCTGTTGCTTCGGTGGCTGGAAGGCGGAGTTGTGATGGCCAAGGTGGATGAGGATCTTCTTGTTTGGAATGACCCGCCAAGTCGTTTGTCCCGAAATCATCCTCGGTACGATGTGGAGGCGTTTTACCGCATCAAGACTGAATATCTGGCGCGCTGGCTCGAACGGAATAATCCGCATCACCCCTGTGTCCATATCCTAGGAGCCGGGCGTGTTACCCGTAAGCGCGCAGATCTTTTGCTTGACTACGGGATAACCTTTGCCGCCTATTATGACATTGATCCCCGAAAGATAGGCCATGTGGTTCATGGTATTGAGGTTCGCGACCGCTCGACCATACCGGCGCCGGGAGAAGGATTTTGCATCCCATACGTTGCCAGTCGAGGTGCTCGGGGGGATATCATTTCATTCCTCGAGAGCCGTGGTCTTGCTCTCGGGCGAGACTATATTCCGGCGGCGTGA